Proteins from one Bacteroides zhangwenhongii genomic window:
- a CDS encoding RagB/SusD family nutrient uptake outer membrane protein, producing MKQKYKWFIGAMIAGVLGIGATSCVDEIKFGNSFLEKAPGGSATQDTIFNSVTYTRQFLNTCYSRQYYGLPYVNSSVDDFPDSSNPYTGKFDALTDCWQLHYSGTTIYNSYYSGTHTANYGVRGDIFGYTREGVWQTVRWCWLLLENVDRVPGMGEDEKVQMKAEAKCLIAARYFDMFRHYGGLPLIYSSFTGTETNYQLPRATVEETVNYMDKMLEEAIGSGGLKWSYEGADFNSDGGHWTLAGAMALRCKLWQFAASPLFNDTQGYAGGRSEAEQQHLVWYGSKRPDLWNKCLEYCRQFFNAIESNGFYELRKAAGDNPTPTEYRYAYRMGYILLDSPEVLHSVRVAGYERPGGSSTYIWRTWCNNGRNSYTPTQEYVEMFPWADGTPFDWNKADTEGKLNDMFLTGEFVNGENTLSNLILTRDPRLYESVIVNNIPRNLGWSSPKMSDYPWELWVGGTDAKTAPALENMRFATGYDNMKYYLSDSDYERQPIHWVYLRLSDLFLTYAEALLQADNNFTDALYWVNEVRKRVGLGKLEDCLPNKNLTSDKDALLEEILRERACELGMEDSRYFDLIRYKRADRFEKKLHGLLIYRLDEAGNRIEKPWRDGTDAFGKNAMQPTRFEYQKFELHNRARVWWTQGFDPKWYLSPFPQNEINKGYGLIQNPGW from the coding sequence ATGAAACAAAAATATAAATGGTTTATCGGAGCAATGATAGCAGGAGTGCTTGGTATAGGAGCGACTTCTTGCGTAGACGAGATTAAATTCGGTAACAGCTTTCTCGAAAAAGCACCGGGTGGATCTGCTACTCAAGATACTATATTCAATAGTGTCACTTATACCCGGCAGTTTCTGAACACCTGTTATAGCCGCCAATATTATGGTTTACCTTACGTAAATTCTTCTGTTGACGACTTTCCGGATTCTTCTAATCCCTATACAGGAAAGTTTGATGCATTGACTGATTGTTGGCAACTTCACTATTCGGGAACTACAATTTATAACAGTTATTATAGTGGTACACATACTGCTAATTACGGTGTTCGTGGGGATATTTTCGGATATACTCGTGAAGGTGTTTGGCAGACTGTGCGGTGGTGCTGGTTACTGTTGGAAAACGTAGACAGAGTTCCTGGCATGGGAGAAGATGAAAAAGTGCAGATGAAAGCAGAAGCAAAATGCCTTATTGCTGCTCGCTATTTTGATATGTTCCGCCACTATGGCGGGTTACCGCTCATTTATTCATCGTTTACGGGAACAGAGACAAATTACCAATTACCGCGCGCTACGGTGGAAGAAACCGTGAACTATATGGATAAAATGCTGGAGGAGGCTATTGGCTCCGGTGGCCTGAAATGGTCGTATGAAGGAGCTGATTTTAATTCCGATGGTGGTCATTGGACATTAGCAGGGGCTATGGCATTGCGATGTAAGCTATGGCAGTTTGCTGCTTCTCCTTTGTTCAATGATACTCAAGGATATGCCGGTGGACGTAGTGAGGCGGAGCAACAACATTTGGTGTGGTATGGAAGTAAACGTCCCGATTTGTGGAATAAATGTCTTGAATATTGCAGGCAGTTTTTCAACGCCATAGAGTCAAATGGCTTCTATGAGTTGCGGAAAGCAGCAGGTGACAATCCTACTCCTACTGAATATCGGTATGCTTATCGGATGGGATATATCCTTCTGGATAGTCCTGAGGTCTTGCATTCCGTACGTGTAGCGGGCTATGAACGTCCGGGTGGGTCCTCTACTTATATATGGCGTACTTGGTGTAATAATGGACGTAACTCTTATACTCCCACCCAAGAGTATGTTGAAATGTTTCCTTGGGCGGATGGAACACCTTTTGACTGGAATAAGGCGGATACAGAAGGTAAGTTGAACGATATGTTTTTGACTGGCGAGTTTGTTAATGGAGAAAATACTCTTTCCAATCTCATACTGACTCGTGATCCACGGTTATACGAATCTGTTATTGTGAACAATATACCTCGAAATTTGGGATGGTCTTCTCCTAAAATGAGTGATTACCCATGGGAATTGTGGGTGGGAGGTACAGATGCAAAGACGGCTCCTGCATTGGAAAATATGCGTTTTGCTACCGGATATGATAATATGAAATATTATTTGAGCGATAGTGATTATGAACGCCAACCTATTCATTGGGTTTATCTTCGTTTGTCTGATCTCTTTTTGACGTATGCAGAGGCTTTATTACAAGCCGATAATAATTTCACAGATGCTCTTTATTGGGTGAATGAAGTACGTAAGCGCGTTGGTTTAGGTAAACTGGAAGATTGTCTCCCGAATAAGAATCTGACGAGTGATAAAGATGCTTTATTAGAGGAAATACTTCGTGAACGTGCTTGTGAATTAGGTATGGAAGACAGTCGATATTTTGACTTGATTCGTTACAAACGTGCAGATCGCTTTGAAAAGAAACTGCATGGCCTATTAATTTATCGCTTGGATGAGGCGGGTAACCGTATAGAGAAACCTTGGAGAGATGGAACAGATGCGTTTGGTAAAAATGCCATGCAGCCTACGAGATTCGAATATCAGAAATTTGAGTTGCATAACAGAGCACGTGTTTGGTGGACGCAGGGATTCGATCCGAAATGGTATCTGTCTCCGTTTCCTCAGAATGAAATCAACAAAGGATACGGTTTGATTCAAAATCCCGGCTGGTGA
- a CDS encoding RagB/SusD family nutrient uptake outer membrane protein codes for MKLNNLIYGVLTIFAFSSCADQMEYSEYNPYDAGYVKRTFYDVGGLVSNIYQSLDSDFGNYSGAILGSATDESQYSYTGNAIETFYNGAWSPVNAQSSMWTSCYKAIANCNNYLEEFTGLTFSEYEQISDYEAEMYRYNNYQYEVRFLRAYFYFNLVRQYGDVPFTDHVLSTTEVNTLTRKPAQEVFDWIIKECDEIKDLIIPDYNNLGALVPSGESAETGRANKRTVLALKARTALYAASPLFNSHQEGSQGYKELWYRAAKANKELIETCEDAGMRLIDDYENLWDAKSYSIAIDELIFGCRAIRATNSFEKYNFPVGLENCRGGNCPTQTLVDAYELKDGGERPDKKADYDKNKPYYEGRDPRFEKTIAKNGDTKWPNWNETALETYQGGANAEPLSGGTPTGYYLKKYCQTSINTTTAKPTTDNHTWIIYRLGEFYLNYAEALFKYLGTAYATNNEFPIPANEMVSKTRRRTKVNMPKFPAGLDNKLWWEKYQNERMVELAFEGHRFWDVRRWKEGDKHFSSIDEMKIYKSGDSYSYRRVTVNRQWDDKMYFFPIPQSEKAKNPNLTQNPGW; via the coding sequence ATGAAACTGAATAATTTGATATATGGTGTTCTGACCATCTTCGCTTTTTCTTCTTGTGCGGACCAGATGGAATATTCGGAATACAATCCTTATGATGCGGGTTATGTAAAGCGTACTTTTTATGATGTAGGAGGATTGGTATCTAACATTTACCAGTCGCTCGACTCTGATTTCGGAAATTATAGTGGTGCTATTCTTGGTTCTGCTACGGATGAATCACAATATTCCTATACAGGCAATGCTATTGAGACTTTTTACAATGGGGCATGGAGTCCGGTGAATGCGCAAAGCAGTATGTGGACTTCCTGTTATAAAGCAATTGCTAATTGTAATAATTATCTGGAGGAATTTACCGGACTGACATTCTCGGAGTATGAACAAATTTCCGACTATGAAGCTGAAATGTATCGCTATAATAACTATCAGTATGAAGTCCGTTTCCTGCGGGCGTATTTCTACTTTAATTTGGTAAGACAATATGGGGATGTACCATTTACCGACCATGTATTGTCAACCACTGAGGTGAATACGCTAACACGTAAACCTGCCCAAGAGGTATTCGACTGGATTATTAAAGAATGTGACGAGATAAAAGATCTGATTATACCGGATTATAATAACCTGGGGGCTTTGGTACCTTCCGGTGAATCGGCGGAAACAGGGCGTGCCAACAAACGTACTGTACTGGCATTGAAAGCGCGTACGGCTCTGTATGCTGCAAGTCCGTTATTCAATTCTCACCAGGAAGGGAGTCAAGGGTACAAGGAGTTGTGGTATCGCGCAGCCAAGGCCAATAAGGAATTGATCGAGACTTGCGAAGATGCCGGTATGAGACTGATAGATGACTACGAGAATTTATGGGATGCAAAAAGTTATAGTATTGCAATCGATGAACTCATTTTCGGTTGTCGTGCCATACGTGCTACCAATTCTTTTGAGAAATATAATTTTCCTGTCGGACTGGAGAACTGTCGAGGTGGAAACTGCCCTACACAGACATTGGTGGATGCCTATGAGTTGAAGGACGGTGGTGAAAGACCTGATAAGAAAGCGGATTATGATAAAAATAAACCTTATTACGAAGGACGTGATCCTCGATTTGAGAAAACTATTGCTAAGAATGGTGATACAAAATGGCCGAATTGGAATGAAACTGCGTTGGAAACCTATCAGGGAGGTGCAAATGCGGAACCCCTGAGTGGAGGGACGCCTACAGGTTATTATTTGAAAAAATATTGCCAAACAAGTATTAATACTACGACAGCGAAACCTACGACGGATAATCATACATGGATTATATATCGTTTGGGTGAGTTCTACCTGAATTACGCAGAAGCGTTATTCAAATATTTAGGTACTGCTTATGCTACCAATAATGAATTCCCTATTCCTGCCAATGAGATGGTGAGCAAAACTCGTCGGCGTACAAAGGTAAATATGCCTAAATTTCCCGCAGGTCTGGATAATAAGTTATGGTGGGAGAAATACCAGAATGAGCGTATGGTAGAGTTAGCATTCGAGGGACATCGTTTTTGGGATGTGCGCCGTTGGAAGGAAGGCGACAAACATTTCAGCAGTATTGATGAAATGAAAATATATAAGAGTGGGGATTCGTATTCATATAGGCGTGTTACTGTGAATAGACAATGGGATGATAAGATGTATTTCTTTCCTATTCCGCAAAGTGAGAAAGCAAAGAATCCTAATTTGACACAGAATCCGGGGTGGTAG
- a CDS encoding SusC/RagA family TonB-linked outer membrane protein, whose protein sequence is MKNNKMLVLALLASLGMPIGAQNMDNKGRVSGDSVTVDVGANRTFSRHESTAAVSTVYNEEFDKRASKNISNSLFGQGLGLTALQNAGNFSSTEPTFYVRGLQSLSSSSPLVLVDGLERDMSLVSPEEVESVSILKDAAAVALYGYKGINGAILITTKRGKYHSREIKFTYDHVINFQSRRPDFVNAATYAEAVNEARGYEGLDVRYTPLEIHAFRYGRVKGLGDRINVQLPYFYPNVDWIDETFRDMGVSNKYNIEFTGGGSKFRYYAMLGLMTDKGFVANANMNDGYSTQDKYSSANLRTNLDIDLTSTTKLKLNLLGSLSESSRPGTSSTDLWDMVYSIPSAAFPILSDDGSWGGSSTWSGTMNPVAQSQGAAYSKGHTRSLLADLTLSQDLSGLVKGLGVSFRLAYDNYSSIWEDHSKTYAYRGYTPSWQDSSAGGPLYTVVTGGKPSEMATGADTNDWARQFNFSGGFDYSRSFGKHDVYSQLKWEYEFRDTYGVNTSIYRQNVSWYTHYGFNKRYYVDLALVGSASNLLAPGHKWAFSPTVSAAWVLSEEDFMKEVSWVDLLKLRASFGVINADYLPKDGDNSVYNYWEQIYTTTGTRYLFDVGYGSNFGTTYMNRLATINSTHEKAYKYNVGVDATLFKGLNLTVEGYYQRRKDIWVDPSGQYSTVLGMDSPYENAGIVDSWGTEFGLDYTKRWGDWTVNAGGNFAFNRNEIKEQREEPRLYDNLKRTGHRLNQVYGLVAEGIFRDEAEIASSPVQNFSTVVPGDIKYKNVNGDEVIDANDVTAIGYSTAAPEIYYSFHLGAEWKGIGLDAMFQGTGNYSAVLNTKSMFWPLINNTSLSTHYYENRWTPENLNAKYPRLSSQSNANNYQTNTIWLADRSFLKLRNVEVYYKFPQRLMKRTKILGSAKLYVRGVDLLCFDHIDVADPESYGATNPLTKSVIVGVKIGF, encoded by the coding sequence ATGAAAAATAATAAAATGCTGGTACTGGCTCTGTTGGCATCTTTGGGTATGCCGATAGGAGCACAGAATATGGATAATAAAGGAAGAGTGTCTGGAGATTCCGTCACTGTAGATGTAGGGGCTAACCGGACGTTCAGTCGTCATGAATCGACTGCGGCAGTCTCTACCGTTTATAATGAAGAATTTGATAAAAGGGCGTCAAAGAATATCTCTAACTCTCTTTTCGGACAGGGACTAGGATTAACAGCCTTACAGAATGCGGGTAACTTTTCCAGTACGGAACCTACTTTTTACGTACGTGGTTTACAAAGCCTATCTAGCAGTTCACCGTTAGTTTTGGTAGACGGGTTGGAACGTGATATGAGCCTTGTGTCACCGGAAGAGGTAGAATCGGTCTCTATATTGAAAGATGCCGCTGCAGTGGCGTTATATGGTTATAAAGGTATTAATGGAGCTATTCTGATAACAACCAAACGGGGAAAATATCATTCGAGGGAAATAAAGTTTACTTACGATCATGTAATCAATTTCCAATCACGTCGTCCTGATTTTGTAAATGCGGCTACTTATGCCGAAGCTGTGAACGAGGCACGAGGTTACGAAGGATTAGACGTACGTTATACTCCTCTCGAAATTCATGCGTTCCGTTATGGAAGAGTGAAGGGGCTAGGTGATCGTATCAATGTGCAATTGCCTTATTTTTATCCGAATGTGGATTGGATTGATGAAACATTCCGTGATATGGGAGTTTCTAATAAATATAATATTGAGTTTACAGGAGGTGGCAGTAAATTCCGTTACTATGCTATGTTGGGGTTGATGACAGACAAAGGGTTTGTTGCCAATGCTAATATGAATGACGGTTATTCTACACAAGACAAATATTCTAGTGCTAACTTACGCACAAATTTAGATATTGACCTGACGAGTACTACCAAACTCAAATTAAATCTTCTCGGCTCATTGTCTGAATCAAGTCGTCCGGGAACCTCTAGTACGGATTTGTGGGATATGGTTTATTCGATTCCTTCCGCAGCCTTTCCTATACTATCAGATGATGGCTCGTGGGGAGGAAGTTCCACTTGGTCAGGTACGATGAATCCGGTGGCACAATCGCAAGGAGCAGCTTATAGTAAGGGACATACACGTAGCTTGCTGGCAGATTTGACTTTATCTCAAGATTTGTCCGGATTAGTGAAGGGGCTAGGTGTGAGTTTTCGTTTGGCTTATGACAACTACTCTTCCATCTGGGAAGATCATAGCAAGACGTATGCTTATAGGGGATATACACCTAGCTGGCAGGATTCAAGCGCCGGTGGTCCGTTGTACACAGTTGTTACAGGTGGAAAACCCAGTGAGATGGCAACCGGTGCCGATACAAACGATTGGGCACGTCAGTTCAATTTCTCCGGAGGTTTTGATTATAGTCGTTCGTTCGGCAAACATGATGTTTATTCGCAGTTGAAATGGGAGTATGAATTTCGTGACACTTATGGAGTGAATACCAGTATATATCGTCAAAATGTATCGTGGTATACTCACTATGGCTTCAATAAGCGTTATTATGTAGATCTGGCATTGGTCGGATCGGCCTCAAATCTATTGGCTCCGGGACATAAATGGGCTTTCTCACCAACTGTTTCTGCAGCTTGGGTGCTTTCGGAAGAAGACTTTATGAAAGAGGTTTCTTGGGTTGATCTTTTAAAGTTACGTGCTTCGTTTGGTGTTATTAATGCTGATTATCTACCGAAAGACGGTGACAACTCAGTGTATAACTATTGGGAACAAATCTATACGACAACGGGTACACGCTATCTGTTTGATGTCGGTTATGGATCCAATTTTGGAACTACTTACATGAATCGGTTGGCTACAATAAATTCGACACATGAGAAAGCTTATAAATATAATGTGGGGGTGGATGCGACACTGTTCAAAGGATTGAATTTGACGGTAGAAGGATATTATCAACGTCGAAAAGATATTTGGGTGGACCCTAGCGGTCAATACTCAACAGTACTTGGTATGGATTCTCCTTATGAAAATGCTGGTATTGTGGATAGTTGGGGCACTGAGTTCGGTTTGGATTATACGAAGCGATGGGGTGACTGGACTGTTAATGCCGGAGGAAACTTTGCTTTTAACCGGAACGAGATTAAGGAACAGAGAGAAGAACCGCGTTTATATGATAATTTGAAACGGACAGGACACCGGTTGAATCAAGTATATGGCTTGGTAGCAGAAGGAATTTTCAGAGATGAGGCAGAGATCGCGAGTAGCCCGGTACAGAACTTCAGTACAGTAGTTCCCGGTGATATCAAATATAAAAATGTAAATGGAGATGAAGTGATTGATGCAAACGATGTGACCGCTATTGGATATAGTACGGCTGCTCCGGAAATTTATTATTCTTTCCATTTGGGAGCAGAATGGAAGGGGATTGGATTAGATGCTATGTTTCAGGGAACAGGAAACTATTCTGCCGTCTTGAATACAAAGAGTATGTTTTGGCCGTTGATTAACAATACATCACTTTCCACGCACTATTATGAAAATCGCTGGACTCCGGAGAACTTGAATGCAAAATATCCGCGTCTGAGTTCGCAGAGTAATGCCAATAATTATCAGACTAATACGATCTGGCTTGCCGACCGTTCATTCTTGAAATTGCGCAATGTGGAAGTTTATTATAAATTCCCTCAACGTCTGATGAAGCGGACAAAAATATTAGGTAGTGCCAAATTGTATGTACGGGGAGTAGATTTGCTCTGCTTTGACCATATTGACGTGGCGGATCCTGAATCTTACGGTGCGACGAATCCATTGACTAAGAGTGTGATAGTAGGTGTTAAGATAGGGTTTTAA
- a CDS encoding rhamnogalacturonan lyase family protein, producing the protein MKKLLYILGLFGLLTFGACSDTEPIVDEEPDFNNNIVEEPLKDLPTEIITGSRAMWVSYDPMSDTNEHNATGISSALVSWRMLLTDPEDVGFDIYKSEDGGEEVKLNEEAITKTTCWVDENIDPTKTNYYRVTLAGQEETLCDYTYTSDMATKFYREIVLRSDVPDAALTYAPDDIQLGELDGDGELEIVVKREPYDGANQGGWHNGTTLLEAYKMDGTFLWRIDLGLNIRSGSHYTSYILYDFDGDGLCEIAFRSSEGTKFPNGRIITDANGFVNDYRLRDTNGVGWYSGKSLYSTAGLVLEGPEYISICRGFDGCEITRTPNIPRGREDESKVARAQYWNSYWGDDYGNRMDRFFIGAAYLDGIPDEKTGVRKSNPSLIISRGIYKNWQVWALDLQSNQLVNRWKFDTADHSEKWLAMCSHAFRVADLDGDGKDEILYGSAAIDDNGKELWCTGNGHGDCLYVGKFIQNRSGLQIVASFEEEDTYSVQGLGYACQVIDARDGSLITGHGAGKNGDVGRCIVGDVDPDSPGFEYYSSLQSGMYSCNGGGVVSTNYPTGIGSGVMYNAAIYWSGQGTREMYDRACIVSYKDNPDVNKTNKSRLVYFGHYGSNDGNHGTKYNPCYYGDFLGDYREEVILGSSDYRSIYIFSTNHPTTHRLRHLMTDHNYDMSQAMQNMGYNQGTNLGYYVGAETMK; encoded by the coding sequence ATGAAGAAGTTATTATATATACTAGGACTGTTTGGATTATTAACATTTGGAGCATGTTCGGATACTGAACCGATAGTGGATGAGGAACCGGATTTCAATAATAATATTGTGGAAGAACCATTGAAAGACCTGCCTACGGAGATTATTACGGGAAGCCGTGCAATGTGGGTGAGCTATGACCCTATGTCGGATACTAATGAACATAATGCAACAGGAATTTCTTCTGCGTTAGTTAGTTGGAGAATGTTATTGACAGATCCGGAAGATGTAGGTTTCGATATTTATAAGTCGGAGGATGGGGGCGAAGAAGTTAAGTTGAATGAAGAAGCGATAACGAAGACTACTTGTTGGGTGGATGAGAATATTGATCCCACAAAGACTAATTATTATCGGGTGACATTGGCCGGTCAAGAAGAAACATTATGCGACTATACGTATACTTCTGATATGGCAACAAAATTTTATCGGGAAATTGTACTAAGAAGTGATGTACCTGATGCAGCATTGACGTATGCTCCTGATGATATACAATTGGGTGAATTGGATGGAGATGGAGAATTGGAAATTGTAGTCAAGAGAGAACCGTATGATGGAGCTAATCAAGGAGGATGGCACAATGGGACCACTCTTTTGGAGGCTTACAAAATGGATGGTACCTTTTTATGGCGTATAGATTTAGGACTAAACATTCGTTCCGGTTCACATTATACCTCTTATATCTTATATGATTTCGATGGAGATGGTTTGTGTGAAATTGCATTCCGTTCATCCGAAGGTACTAAATTCCCTAACGGAAGAATTATTACTGATGCCAATGGGTTCGTGAATGATTATCGTTTAAGAGATACGAACGGTGTGGGATGGTATTCCGGAAAAAGTTTGTATTCTACTGCCGGACTAGTGTTGGAAGGTCCTGAGTATATTTCTATCTGTCGTGGCTTTGACGGTTGTGAAATTACCCGAACTCCCAATATACCTCGTGGCCGTGAGGATGAGTCAAAAGTAGCACGTGCCCAATATTGGAATTCTTATTGGGGAGATGATTATGGAAATCGTATGGACCGTTTCTTTATCGGAGCAGCCTATCTGGATGGTATACCTGATGAGAAGACTGGTGTAAGAAAAAGCAATCCAAGCCTGATTATTTCTCGAGGTATTTATAAAAACTGGCAAGTATGGGCACTTGATTTGCAAAGTAACCAGTTAGTGAATCGTTGGAAATTTGATACTGCTGATCATAGCGAAAAATGGTTGGCAATGTGTTCGCACGCTTTCCGTGTTGCAGATTTGGATGGTGATGGAAAAGATGAGATACTGTATGGTTCGGCGGCGATTGATGATAATGGGAAAGAATTATGGTGTACCGGAAACGGACATGGTGACTGTCTGTATGTGGGTAAATTCATCCAAAATCGTAGCGGATTACAAATAGTTGCCAGCTTTGAAGAAGAGGATACTTATAGCGTGCAGGGGCTTGGATATGCTTGTCAAGTAATTGATGCGAGAGACGGCAGCCTGATAACCGGGCACGGAGCGGGTAAGAATGGTGATGTGGGACGTTGTATTGTTGGCGATGTAGATCCGGACAGTCCGGGATTTGAGTATTATTCATCTTTACAGTCCGGTATGTATAGTTGTAATGGTGGTGGAGTTGTTTCTACCAATTACCCGACAGGTATCGGTAGTGGTGTGATGTATAATGCTGCTATCTATTGGAGCGGGCAAGGAACACGGGAAATGTATGATCGTGCTTGTATTGTAAGTTATAAAGATAATCCGGATGTAAATAAAACGAATAAGAGCCGTTTAGTGTATTTTGGTCATTATGGTAGTAATGATGGAAATCATGGAACCAAATATAATCCTTGTTATTACGGAGATTTCTTGGGAGATTATCGTGAAGAGGTTATCTTAGGCTCTAGTGATTATCGTTCTATTTATATTTTCTCTACAAATCATCCGACTACTCACCGACTTCGCCATCTGATGACAGATCATAATTATGATATGTCTCAAGCTATGCAGAATATGGGGTATAACCAAGGTACTAACCTGGGATATTATGTAGGTGCGGAAACAATGAAATAA